CGCCTTCTTTATTGTCAATTTCATGTTTTAAAAGCTCATCATAACTTAAGTTATGAAATATATTCTTGGGATTTTCTAAACCTAATTTATCAAAATCTTTCATATTCTCTTCCTTGTTAATTTATATTATTAATATAAAGCCAAAGCTTGCCCTTCACTGACACTATCGCCTGTTTTTACGCAAATTTCTTTAATAATACCATCTTTTGGCGCATTGACTTCTATTTCCATTTTCATAGCTTCAAGCACAAAAACAACTTGCCCTGCTTTTACACTATCATTTTCATTGACAAGAATTTTAAATACATTCCCAGACATACTTGCTTCAATACAATCTGCATTTTCTTGACTAGGAATTTTTTTCTCTTCTTGAGCAACTTCTCCTGAAGCTTTTTTTACATTTTTAATATTCACCGCCTTATCAAAACCGGCACTGACTTCAACATGGTATTTATTACCATTAACCGAAACGGTAAATTTATTCTCATCAGCATTAATTGCTTTTGGCATTTGACTGACTTTTCTTACATTTACTTTAGCCTCACCTTTTAAAAACGCTATGCCCTTTTCTTTACATGCAGCAGCAATGAAAATATTTTCTTCACTTGTTTCTATGCCTTCTTTTTCAAGCAAGGCTTTGGTATAGGCTATGCTTTTAGTTTCGTCTTTATCTGCAATATCAACAGCTAATTCATTTGTAGGTTCTAAGTTAAGCTGTTTTGCGGCGAGTTTAACAATTTCTTCATCAGGTTTAACCGGAGTTTTACCAAAATATCCAAGTACCATTTTGCCATATCCATCAGCTATTTTTTCCCATTTTCCAAACATCACATTATTAAAAGCTTGTTGAAAGTAAAACTGAGAAACTGGAGTTACAGAAGTTCCAAAACCACCTTTTTCTACAACTTCACGCATAGCCTTAATCACTTCTGGGAATTTATCTAGAATATTATTATCTCTCATCATTTGAGTATTAGCAGTTAAGGCTCCTCCTGGCATAGGAGAAAAAGGAATTAAAGGACTAACCATAGTTGCTTCAGGCGGTAAGAAATAATCACTTAAACATTCTTTTAAAACTTCTTCATATTTTAGAATTTTTTCTTCTTCAAGTCCGCCTAAATCGTAATCCTTTCCCTTAACAGCATGCATCATCGTTAAAATATCAGGCTGAGAAGTTCCGCCACTTACAGGACTTGCAGCCAAATCAATGCCATCAGCTCCAGCTTCTAAAGCAGCTAGATAGCAAGCTATACTAACCCCTGCGGTTTCGTGAGTATGAAGTCTTATGTGTGTATCTTGTGGTAAAATTTTTCTTGCCATTTTAATGGTTTCATAAATTTTGTTTGGATTTGAAGTTCCGCTAGCATCTTTAAAACATATACTATCAAAAGGTATATTGGCTTCTAAAATTTCTTTGAGAATTCTTTCATAGAAAGGGACATCATGCGCACCTTTACAATGTGGCGGTAAGTCCATCAAAGTAATAACCACTTCATGATTTAAACCATGTTTTTTAATACACTCGGCACTGAATTTTAAATTATTTACATCATTTAAAGCATCAAAATTTCTTATTGTAGTTGTACCATGTTTTGCAAATAATTTCGCATGCAAATCGATAAGCTCTTTGCTGCCAGTATCTAAAGTTACAGTATTTACGCCTCTTGCTAAAGTTTGTAAATTTGCTTCTTTTCCAACAATAGAACGGAATTTATCCATCATCAAAAAAGCATCTTCGTTTAAATAAAAATAAAGACTTTGAAATCTCGCACCACCACCAAATTCAAAATGTGTAATTCCAGCTTCTTTCGCCGCTTCAACTGCAGGAAAGAAATCCTCCATTAAAACCCTTGCACCATAAACAGACTGAAAACCATCTCTAAAAGTGGTGTCCATCACATCTATAAATTTTTTAGCCATAATGTTCCTTTTCTAAAGTTTGTATCCAAAAATCAATACCAAAAACAAAATTATACAAAAAAATAATAACACATCACAATAATAATAGCCACAGGAGAAATAAAGCGTATGAAAAAAATCCAAAGTGTAAACAATTTACGACTCATAAATTTAGAAAACACTTTATAAATTCTTGTCTGACTTACAAAAAATCCTACAAAAATTGAGCTTGCTATCGCTCCTAAAGGCAATAAAAAATTCGAACTAAGTTTATCTAAAATTGTAAAAAAATCAAAACCAAAAATACTAAAAAAAGAAGAAAAATTTGCATTTGAAGATAAAATACAAAGCATTCCTAGGCAAAAAACAAAAAATCCTATAAAAAACAAAGCTTTAAATCTTGAAAATTTATAATTATTAATCAAATAAAAAACCAAAGGTTCTATCATAGAAACAGCCGAAGTAATACCTGCGAAAAATAAAGCTAAGAAAAAATAAAAAGCCAAAAAATTTCCCCAAATTCCAAGCTCATTAAATAAGCTCATCAAAGAAATAAAAACAATGCCGGCTTGTTTCACATTTGGATCTAATTCACCAAATTCAAATATAAAAGTAAAAACAATAAGCCCCATCATTAAAGCAATAAAAATATTGACAAACACGATAAAAACTGAACTTTTAATAAAATTGGTTTTTTTATCTAAAGCTGCCGAATAAGTAACAATACAACCTATCCCCAAGCAAAGTGTAAAGCATGCAAGACCCAAAGCTTCTAAAATACAACTTAGATTAAAATTTGAAAAATCAGGATAAAAAAGATAAAAAAAAGCCTTTGATAATCCATTCTCAAAACTCATACAATAAAGCAACATAAAAACAAGCATTAAAAATAAACTGGGCATAATGATAATATTTAGCTTTTCTATACCTTTAATTAGCCCTCTTGAAACCACAGCAAGTGTCAAAATAAAAGAAATACTAAAAAATACAACTGAGCTACTTAAATCGTATTTTATAAGATGGTCAAAATTACTAGCAGCCTCTTGTATATTATGTGGCAAATAAAATAAGCTTGTGCTCATGTATTTTAGCACCCAGCCCATAATGACTAAATAAAACGAAAGAACAAAAATTCCACCCAACATAAAAATACCTGCAAAACGCCATTGTTTTGAATATTTAAGTGCTAAAGTAGAATAAGCATTTGCCAAGTCGCTTTTACTGAGTCTTCCCATAGCAATTTCGGCTAAAAATATACTAAAACCTATACTTAAAGTAAAAAGCAAATATAAAAGCACAAATACAAAACCACCATTTTCAGCACTCAAAGTTGGAAATTTCCAAGCATTACCAAGTCCTACGGCACCACCTGCAACTGCTAAAACAAAACCTATTTTTGAAAATTTTTCCCTCACTTACTGCCTTAAAAAAATATTTTTTGTATCATAATGATAACAACTGCTAAAGGTGCAATAAATCTTAAAAAGAAATACCAAAGCTCAAAAAAGAATACATTCATATAAGGAGCAAAAAGAATTCTTAAACCTTCTTTTTTTATCACAAAACCTACAAAAAAAGCCGTCACAAGAGCAGAAATTGGCATCCATAAATTCTGTATAAATTTATCCAAAATATAAAAAAATTCCACCCCAAAAAATGTCAATAATTCTTTAGTATCCGCATAAAAAGAAAAAATAGATAAAGAACCGATAAAATACACCACAATGCCTATTAAAATCAAAGCTTTTTTGCGTG
This genomic interval from Campylobacter sp. CCS1377 contains the following:
- a CDS encoding biotin/lipoyl-containing protein, whose protein sequence is MAKKFIDVMDTTFRDGFQSVYGARVLMEDFFPAVEAAKEAGITHFEFGGGARFQSLYFYLNEDAFLMMDKFRSIVGKEANLQTLARGVNTVTLDTGSKELIDLHAKLFAKHGTTTIRNFDALNDVNNLKFSAECIKKHGLNHEVVITLMDLPPHCKGAHDVPFYERILKEILEANIPFDSICFKDASGTSNPNKIYETIKMARKILPQDTHIRLHTHETAGVSIACYLAALEAGADGIDLAASPVSGGTSQPDILTMMHAVKGKDYDLGGLEEEKILKYEEVLKECLSDYFLPPEATMVSPLIPFSPMPGGALTANTQMMRDNNILDKFPEVIKAMREVVEKGGFGTSVTPVSQFYFQQAFNNVMFGKWEKIADGYGKMVLGYFGKTPVKPDEEIVKLAAKQLNLEPTNELAVDIADKDETKSIAYTKALLEKEGIETSEENIFIAAACKEKGIAFLKGEAKVNVRKVSQMPKAINADENKFTVSVNGNKYHVEVSAGFDKAVNIKNVKKASGEVAQEEKKIPSQENADCIEASMSGNVFKILVNENDSVKAGQVVFVLEAMKMEIEVNAPKDGIIKEICVKTGDSVSEGQALALY
- a CDS encoding sodium-dependent transporter, with amino-acid sequence MREKFSKIGFVLAVAGGAVGLGNAWKFPTLSAENGGFVFVLLYLLFTLSIGFSIFLAEIAMGRLSKSDLANAYSTLALKYSKQWRFAGIFMLGGIFVLSFYLVIMGWVLKYMSTSLFYLPHNIQEAASNFDHLIKYDLSSSVVFFSISFILTLAVVSRGLIKGIEKLNIIIMPSLFLMLVFMLLYCMSFENGLSKAFFYLFYPDFSNFNLSCILEALGLACFTLCLGIGCIVTYSAALDKKTNFIKSSVFIVFVNIFIALMMGLIVFTFIFEFGELDPNVKQAGIVFISLMSLFNELGIWGNFLAFYFFLALFFAGITSAVSMIEPLVFYLINNYKFSRFKALFFIGFFVFCLGMLCILSSNANFSSFFSIFGFDFFTILDKLSSNFLLPLGAIASSIFVGFFVSQTRIYKVFSKFMSRKLFTLWIFFIRFISPVAIIIVMCYYFFV